tgaaaatgatTAGTTTGGTAAATACTTTAagaaaaatggtcatttaattagtAAAAGACCCGTGTGGTGGAACAAATTACCGCACAAGGCTTCCCTATTTGCTAGAAACATCATCTTTTGTCCATCTTGCTCTCTCTGTCACAGTCCCTCCCTCCCTGAGACATCTCTTCACGTCCTCCGTGATTGCAGTTTTGCCTCTGATTTTTGGGCCTCACTTAATGTCCCAAACTCTTTCTTCTCCTCTGACCTTCACTCCTGGATCTTCGATAACTGTAATTCCCCTTCCCCTAGCTGGAACACTCTCTTCACTTTTGCCACCTAGCGCCTTTGGCTAAGGCGCTGCGACCTGatcttctcctctcctaacctTTGCCCATTTTCTCCCAAGCCTTTACCTGGACTAGAGCCAATGACCGCACCCCCACTGCCCCATGCACCGGTACCGCTCCCCTTGATGCCTTTAGCTTTCCTATTAGCTGGGCCCCTCCGCCGCAGGGTTGGCTCAAAGCCAACGTTGATGCGGCCCTTTCTCCCTCTTCTTGTTTAGCCGATCAGGGTGTGTCATTAGAGACTGCTTCGGTCTTGGGTTTTAGGGTGGTCACTCCGCTTCCCTGGGAGCGACCCTTTCCTGTGTGAAGTGCTTGCCATCCGTGATGGGCTTTTACGTTCTAGTGTCCTTGTGAACAATGTCTTGATTGCGTCTGATTGTCTGGATGCCGTTAACTCTATCTTGCAGTCTACTGCCCCTTGTGGTCCTTATACTAACATCATCCTTGAGTGTAGAGCCCTCTTGCAGGACTCACCCCATTTGAAGCTGATTTTTGAGAAGAGGACTGCTAACCGTGTGGCGGATGATATTGCTCATCACTCCGTCCATGATACTAGTTCTCTTTTAGGTTGTTTTGAGTGGGCTATTGCCCCTCCTTTTGTTGTTGAACTTTGTACTAGTGACTCTGTTTTGGCCTCTGAGCCGCTTTCCCCCGACCCGCCCCCGTGATGTACTCTAAACTTTGTTATTTTTAATGCATGTTCCCTTCATCCAAAAAAAAATTAGTAAAAGACCCAACCATTTCAAGATAAAACCCCGCACATTATAAGGGCGATCGTTTAATTGAAAAATGGCATTGCAAAGCCACTTTCAGAGCCACCGACAAGTAGTTGCCAAAACAATAGTCCAAGCTACGCCTTGAGTTTTGGTGTTGACCTGCTCAAGCCACACGTAGAAATTACAGCTAACATAGAAATTATTATTATCACTTCCAACCAATAGTTGATCCGataaaccaagtggtgttagtccagtggtagtcgGGTTAAACCTTAAAGCTTGcaaaaatgcaggagttgagaggtcccgggttcgattactagctggggcgatgatcacttggccactgcagcccccgaaaggggtgacttacatggtccatgtgcgtggtggtgcgggaatgcatgagcccaggggggattcaacccccttgtcatcaaaaaaaaaaaagttgatccGATATGCTAGTAGCCTTGTAACACTCAAATAAAATATGGCACAAAAATTCAGGAGAGATGAGGGAATCATTACAAAGATTCAGGATAAATAATTACCCATATAACATATACGAATATTCTATAATTTTTTACTCCCTATAACATATACGAATATTCtataacatataagaatattctataatttatttatctttacttttggcacaaagattaGGAGAAATGAGGGGTTCAGTTGTGCTTAAAGTTAATAAGTGGACAATAGTGCAATTAGATGATTAAATTGTATACAAAATCTTTCCACTATAGAAAAGTAGACAATTGAATGAGACATCCGTGCACCTAAAATGAAATACTCCATCCGCTCtgtcaatagttatctattatttttggcacaaagattaaaGAATAAAGATGAGTGAATTTGGATCATACAAAACATATAAACCCATATGCATATAAGTCTAAGGAAGTATTTTTTGGGAGTACATCATATTGTTGGGATTAAGAGATGAAAGAAGGCAAAACAAAGTAAGTATATTTAAAAAGAGAAGCTAATGACTTTTATATTGCAATTTAACTGTACATGCTAATGACCAAAACTTAAGCTAACTACTAGGATTACATGCATTGAACATCAACATAGCAACTAGCTCATGAAACATGCACCTTATAGAATAGAATAAAACGTTAATAGGCTATGTATATTTGAGTAATTTTGAATCAATAATTCAACACGTATAACATATAAAGTGGGCAATTGGCGGTCCCATGCATGTGTAACCAAATTTAGCACCATCTCCGGCTCCTATAATAATTGCCCACCATGCAAACAACGATTGAGGCAAACAACACAAAACTTATTTAGCAACCAAAACACAGTTTTACCAAGTGatcaaaataagaaaaaaaatggcaaaaacatcatcatcatcagctcAAAAAAATGTACACATAGCATTGTTTCCTTTCATGTCAAAAGGCCATACAATTCCTCTATTACACTTAACCAAACTCATACATGAACACCGTCCTCATGCCATCTTCACTATTTTCACCACTCCTGCTAACGAACCCTTCATCTCTACCTCGCTTTCTTCACTTCCTCCTACCATTTTCACCATCATTACCTTCCCTTTTCGCGCTTTTGATGACACTCTAAACCCACTGTATGGTGTCGAGAGCACTGATCAACTGCCATCCATGTCCCTCTTCCATTCATTTGCTTTTGGGACGGAGTCGCTTCTACCTTGTTTTGAAGCGACCGTAGAGAAGCTTCAAAATGGGGCTAATCCCATTACTTTCCTTATATGTGACTTTTTCCTGTATTGGACTCATAATGTAACCTCCAAGTTCGACATCCCTAGATTGTCCTTCAATGGGATGAATATCTATTCATTAACCATGTCGATTGTTGTGTCCATAAACAAAATCTTTGATGGTATCGAGTCCAACGACCAGGCTGTCCAACTCGTCCCCGATTTCGATTGGATTCGTTTGACCAAGAACGATTTTGATAGCTCGTTGAACGGGCCGGATTCTGACGAAATAACCCAAAAATTTCTTATGAAAGTTGGCCATGCTAGCTTCACGAGTTATGGTCTTGTGGTTAATAGCTTTGAAGAGCTAGAGTTACCATTCATGAACTACTACAACTCCAAGTGTCATCCAAAGGCTATGTTTATTGGGCCGCTTTGTTTGGTTGAGAAGCCCAACCTAAATGGGTCATTAGAGGCCCAAACAGTACCCTTTTGGATGGAATGGCTTAACAAAAGGAAAGATCAAGAGGAAGGAAAACCCGTTTTGTACGTTGCGTTTGGGACACAAGCTGAAATAAGAAATGAGCAACTAAAGGAAATGGCACTCGGGTTGGCGAGATCCGAGGTGAATTTTATATGGGCCTTAAGGGTAAAACCGGCTCAAGAAGAGGTTTTGAAAGAGTTGGAGGAAATGGTGAAAGAGAGAGGGATAATTGTGAAAGGATGGGTAGAACAAAGAGCGATACTAGAACACGAAAGCGTAAAAGGGTTTTTAAGTCACTGCGGGTGGAACTCGGCGATAGAAAGCATAAGCATGAGCGTACCGATATTGGCGTGGCCAATGATGGCGGAGCAACATTTGAATGCAAGGTTGGTGGTGGAGGAGATTAAGGTGGGATTAAGAGTTGAGACTTGTGATGGATCGGTAAGAGGGTTTGTAAAGTGGGAAGGGTTGAGTAAAATGGTGAAAGAATTGATGGAAGGTGAGTTAGGGAAGATGGTTAGGAATAATGTCAAGGAGTACAGTTTGATGGCTAGGAAGGCTATTCAACATGGTGGCTCATCCTGGTCTACTCTCAATGCATTGTTGAATGACTTAGAGTCTAGAGATGGCATGAAGCAACTCCAATAATTCTGCAAAGACCAGCTCAAGTGATGTGCGCTCTCTTATTCCAAACATGAAGTTAGGGGTTCGATTCTCACCCACGATATAATACACTCATTTAAACCAGTAAAAATGAAGGAAGTCCAACAATTCGGCAAAGATGTCTTATGTGATCATTTATTACTATATGTTACTCTATTATAGTATTATTTACATGATATATGTCAGGTTAACAACGTGCATTTTACAAATAGGTTGATGTCCAACTCTGTTTGCTTATGTGTGAGTGTGTGACGAATGACCGAATTagtaaaaaagagaaaaaaggaaaATTTTATGTTAACTTTCTAAGTTGTACTTctgtattttttatattttttattatAACTCTGAACTTTTTACTTTTTCATCATGAACTCTTTTAACTTCCGTTAATTTTAGGGTTATTTCACGAGAATAATCCATCTTATACcccctcttctcatattaatctatactcgtgtttaactgagaataatctCAGCTTTGACACCATTTAACTTGCACTGATCCCTTGGAAGGGATACCTGTAAAACTGGTTACCTTTCCTCTTGAACTCTTTCATTCTAatgaaaaacaaataaacatcACTCAACATCTTCATCCTCTTAATCAATCAAAATTCTAAATTATTTTCCCCCCAAATTAATTTTCTCACCTCTAAATTATTTTCCCCAAATTATTTTCTCCCAAATTGATTTCCCCCTTAAATTATTTTCCCCCAATTACTTTGCCTCTAACTATAGCAAGCAGCCTGCCAAATGCCAGATTCAACCACCAACACTGTCGTGCACCACCGCACCAAAATCGTTCCCTCTTATCACCACCAGCATTCCGCCTTGATTGCAGAATTAGCCACCATCGTCGCTACTAATCAACATTGGTAATTAAGACCTTCCTCCTCCCTTTAACAATCAGAAATCTCTTTCCTTGATATTCACCATTAAAACACCCCTTTTCTTCATCTTTTATACCCCTAATCAACATTAGAAcaccactcttttcttcccttgAATAGAATATCGAAACAAGATATTCAGTTTCAACATCAAACCATATTCAATTAGCACGCAAACAATTCGATTTTTACAGGCTAATCATCATTCATTTTTTCGATGGACTTGAATCATCTATTTGTTTAAGACAACAAAACAGGCTAAACTCACTCCAATTGGCTAATTCATTAGATACTAACCCAGATCTCTGATGAATTTTGTTGAAAAAGGCTCAAGTTTCAAAAACCCTAGGTCCCCATTTCAATTTGGGGTAAATATTAAGTTGGGGCTGGGTGGTTTCGTACTTTCGTGGTGGTGTTGTTATGGTGGCCGCAGAGGTGAAGTCGTCGGAGGTGATAGTTGATGGAAAGTGGTGGTTTTGATGATATGGTGAAGGAGAATGTTTGGATGAGTGTTTTTGAGGATTTGGGAGTATAATCATATGATATGGTGAAGGACAATATTAGGAAGGAAAAGCTGATGTATGTCATATGATTTGTCAAAATTTGGGATTTTTCATGTTGTTGGTTATCAATTGTGGTGGGTGTTAATTAGAATTAATTAAGAAAGaaaagtgaagaagaagaagaaataaaagagaagaaagaaaGCACAAAGAAGAATCagaccaaaaaaaagaaaaaagaaaaaaaaaaacaatgaccTGTTGGAAAACCGGTATTAACAGGTCAATTATGGTCTGAGTTTAGTACAAGTTAAATGATGTCAAAGTTGGgattattctcagttaaacacgaggatagattaatatgagaagatgaggtataggatggattattctcATGAAATAACCCTTAATTTTATCCCTCCTTATAACAATCGTACTTTGATCTTCGTTCGTACTTATTAATGGGTAAATTGGCGAGGTAATACGTAAAATGATTAGCTTAATGGTGATCGGAATGGTGAAGAGGCAATTTAATAAATTCATAAACAAACTAAGTTCGCGAACACAATCACTAAGATCATTGTATAGACAAATGTACAAAGTTCAAGGATATAGTATTTGTAAAGTGAAAGACATCATGAAACCAGCATACAATGGTGACCAATGGACTGTGGATGTTAGGGGTTACTCCATTAGAAATGGATATGAATGGCTAAGACCCAAACAAGCCAAGCAGGACTGGTTCCAGATTATTTGGAGCAAATGGAACTACCCTAAATATGCAATGATCAGTTGGATAGCCATGAACAATGGTCTGAAGATAAAGGAGAGACTATACCAACTCAATTGTTGCACTGATGACAGATGATGCATCTGTGATAGTGAAACTGAAACTCGGACTCATTTATTCTTTGATTGCCATTACAGTAAACAAGTGCTCAGTATGATTGAGCAGTGGTGTGGATTCAGGATTCCTGTTAGCACTACTCTTTCAAGGACTGGCAGAAGTGCAGGGACAGGTCTAAAGAAAGCAGTACACAATCTCATCTGAACTGCTTGCTATTATTACATTTGGAACCAGAGGAACAATGCAAGGGTGAATCTTCATCTACTGA
The Silene latifolia isolate original U9 population chromosome 11, ASM4854445v1, whole genome shotgun sequence genome window above contains:
- the LOC141611924 gene encoding UDP-glycosyltransferase 90A1-like, translated to MAKTSSSSAQKNVHIALFPFMSKGHTIPLLHLTKLIHEHRPHAIFTIFTTPANEPFISTSLSSLPPTIFTIITFPFRAFDDTLNPLYGVESTDQLPSMSLFHSFAFGTESLLPCFEATVEKLQNGANPITFLICDFFLYWTHNVTSKFDIPRLSFNGMNIYSLTMSIVVSINKIFDGIESNDQAVQLVPDFDWIRLTKNDFDSSLNGPDSDEITQKFLMKVGHASFTSYGLVVNSFEELELPFMNYYNSKCHPKAMFIGPLCLVEKPNLNGSLEAQTVPFWMEWLNKRKDQEEGKPVLYVAFGTQAEIRNEQLKEMALGLARSEVNFIWALRVKPAQEEVLKELEEMVKERGIIVKGWVEQRAILEHESVKGFLSHCGWNSAIESISMSVPILAWPMMAEQHLNARLVVEEIKVGLRVETCDGSVRGFVKWEGLSKMVKELMEGELGKMVRNNVKEYSLMARKAIQHGGSSWSTLNALLNDLESRDGMKQLQ